The Helicobacter sp. 12S02232-10 genome contains the following window.
TGAGCCGCTTTTTTACTAGGACCAAAGACTTTGATTCGGGCTTCCCTAAGCTTATCAGATAAACCTTCTACAAGAGGGACTTCTGGACCTATCACAACCAAATCAATACCAACATCTTGAACAAATTTTATAATCTCTCTATCGTCCTTGCAAAAAATATTTTCTCCGATATTTTCAGTAGCCCCATTTCCAGGACAAAAATAAATTTTTTCTATTCGGGAATCTTCTAAAAATTTTTTTCCAAGCGAATATTCTCTTCCTCCGCTCCCTATAATTAATATTTTTTCTTTCATTAATTTTCCATTGCTGTTTTTACCCAAATGACCGCTATCTGTTTGTGCGCAGCTCAACAAAGCTACAAATTAGACCAAGAGAACCTTATTAGGCGGCAGATTCTAACCCATCAAGGCTCAAACGAAAATACCGAACACACAAAGATCGCTACAATCAGTCTGAAAATACTTAATATTAACGAACTCGCAAAATTTTTAGAAACACGAATCATTCAGGCATTGCAATTATAATCCATAGAGCTTTAAAATACCATATCATATGCTTAAAAACTAATAAATAATCTTTGCTAAATACAAACCATTAGGACTCACTGGATGAGTAAAAACTCTTTTTTTGCATTTAAGCTGCAAATTCAAATCTTGAAAGGTTATTTCTCCGCGTGAATAAGCCAAAACTGCCCCAATCATCAACCGAACCTGTGCCCTTAAAAAACCTTCAGCTTCCAAATAAATCACATTATAGCTTATTGATAAAATCGTATGCCTGTAAAATCGGGCGATAAAAATTTCTCGTACATCGTTTTTAGTGTCGCTACCTTGTTTTTTAAAATAAGCAAAATTATGTCTCCCTAAAAAAACCTTTAGCCCTTCTTTAATCCGATCCCTATCTCCATAAATTTCTTTAGAAACATATTTTGAAATGAAAGGATTTTTAAAATCATTGCTAAAAATATAACGGTATCCTCTTTTTTTTGCGTCAAATCTGGGATGAAAAGAGTTGTGGGTTTCTCTGATACTTTTAACCAAAATATGCGGGTATAGCTTTTGATTGAGCAATGTTTTTATTTTTTCAACCTCTCTATTTACAGGAACACAAAAAGAAATGATCTGACCAC
Protein-coding sequences here:
- the truA gene encoding tRNA pseudouridine(38-40) synthase TruA, which codes for MKRLVAKIAYDGSEFNGFARQRTHGIMSVSERIEIALKSMGIEDEIIGAGRTDKGVHSSGQIISFCVPVNREVEKIKTLLNQKLYPHILVKSIRETHNSFHPRFDAKKRGYRYIFSNDFKNPFISKYVSKEIYGDRDRIKEGLKVFLGRHNFAYFKKQGSDTKNDVREIFIARFYRHTILSISYNVIYLEAEGFLRAQVRLMIGAVLAYSRGEITFQDLNLQLKCKKRVFTHPVSPNGLYLAKIIY